A DNA window from Daucus carota subsp. sativus chromosome 3, DH1 v3.0, whole genome shotgun sequence contains the following coding sequences:
- the LOC108210799 gene encoding uncharacterized protein LOC108210799 isoform X1: MENTGKTEEQVKSRVCKRCKTSYNPSSNDASSCRFHPSFFVCRRHDDQKRYYELGPDDPPYAAKFYDCCGAEDPEALGCTTSFHISNILAAGKKIFTFFKFFESIESIEKCT; the protein is encoded by the exons ATGGAGAACACAGGCAAAACAGAGGAACAAGTAAAGAGTAGAGTTTGCAAGAGGTGCAAAACGAGCTACAACCCTTCATCAAACGACGCTTCTTCTTGCCGTTTTCATCCTTCGTTCTTTGTTTGTCGTCGTCACGATGATCAAAAAAG GTACTATGAATTGGGACCTGATGATCCTCCTTATGCTGCAAAGTTCTATGATTGTTGTGGAGCAGAGGATCCAGAGGCATTGGGCTGCACTACAAGTTTCCATATTTC GAATATCTTGGCTGCAGGGAAGAAAATTTTCACCTTTTTCAAGTtcttcgaaagtattgagagCATTGAAAAATGTACTTGA
- the LOC108210799 gene encoding uncharacterized protein LOC108210799 isoform X2, with the protein MENTGKTEEQVKSRVCKRCKTSYNPSSNDASSCRFHPSFFVCRRHDDQKRYYELGPDDPPYAAKFYDCCGAEDPEALGCTTSFHISYDDN; encoded by the exons ATGGAGAACACAGGCAAAACAGAGGAACAAGTAAAGAGTAGAGTTTGCAAGAGGTGCAAAACGAGCTACAACCCTTCATCAAACGACGCTTCTTCTTGCCGTTTTCATCCTTCGTTCTTTGTTTGTCGTCGTCACGATGATCAAAAAAG GTACTATGAATTGGGACCTGATGATCCTCCTTATGCTGCAAAGTTCTATGATTGTTGTGGAGCAGAGGATCCAGAGGCATTGGGCTGCACTACAAGTTTCCATATTTCGTATGACGACAATTA G
- the LOC108210992 gene encoding transcription initiation factor TFIID subunit 7 yields the protein MEEQFILRVPPSVAERIERLLSENASSSEDKSLDLSFSDDGRSGTFSIGNDQFPASLLDLPGIVESYKTYDDSVLIKSADIGQMIMVREEGDSAPDTVEYRHGLTPPMRDARRRRFRREPDLNPELVKRVEKDLLKIMAGGTADVEVVEQDEGGRNTGKKAAPVPAPKPDLSEAANVEEQERSDSDESG from the exons ATGGAGGAGCAGTTTATACTTAGAGTTCCACCTTCTGTTGCCGAGAGGATAGAACGCCTTTTGAGTGAAAATGCTTCTTCTTCTGAAGACAAGTCTTTGGATTTGTCTTTCTCTG ATGATGGGAGGAGTGGCACATTTTCCATAGGCAATGATCAGTTTCCTGCATCACTGTTGGATCTTCCTGGCATTGTGGAATCATACAAAACTTATGATGATAGCGTGCTAATCAAAAGCGCAGACATTGGTCAA ATGATTATGGTTAGAGAAGAGGGTGATTCTGCTCCAGATACAGTGGAGTACCGGCATGGTCTCACCCCTCCTATGCGAGATGCTCGAAGAAGGAGATTCCGTAGAGAGCCAGATCTAAAT CCTGAACTTGTGAAGCGAGTAGAGAAAGATCTGCTAAAAATTATGGCTGGTGGAACTGCTG ATGTGGAAGTTGTTGAGCAAGATGAAGGTGGCCGCAACACAGGCAAGAAGGCTGCACCTGTACCTGCTCCGAAGCCTGATCTTTCAGAGGCTGCAAATGTCGAGGAACAGGAAAGAagtgattctgatgagtctggcTGA
- the LOC108211693 gene encoding protein RGF1 INDUCIBLE TRANSCRIPTION FACTOR 1, which translates to MASIENGVKEDDDNKWPPWLKPLLETRFFGQCKNHPSAHKSECNMFCLDCFDGALCALCLASHQDHRAIQIRRSSYHDVIRVSEIQKYMEITEIQTYVINSAKIVFLNERPQPRPGKGVTNTCVVCDRSLLDSFSYCSIGCKIVGASKNFRKKKTRLTETCGSDYFEEESMADIGYGGVRNVFRGFTPSTPPQTTGIYRSAKRRKGIPHRSPMGGSLILEYC; encoded by the exons ATGGCTAGCATTGAAAAT GGTGTGAAAGAAGATGATGATAACAAGTGGCCACCATGGCTTAAACCACTTTTGGAAACAAGGTTTTTTGGTCAATGCAAGAATCACCCAAGTGCTCACAAGAGTGAATGTAATATGTTTTGCTTGGATTGCTTTGATGGAGCTCTTTGTGCTCTTTGTCTTGCTTCTCACCAAGATCATAGAGCCATTCAG ATAAGGAGATCATCATACCATGATGTGATAAGGGTTTCTGAGATTCAGAAATACATGGAGATTACGGAGATTCAGACTTATGTGATCAATAGTGCTAAAATCGTGTTCTTGAATGAGAGACCTCAGCCAAGGCCAGGTAAAGGTGTCACCAATACTTGTGTTGTTTGTGATCGCAGCCTTCTGGATTCGTTCTCTTACTGCTCTATCGGCTGCAAG ATTGTTGGAGCATCCAAGAATTTCCGAAAGAAAAAAACAAGATTGACAGAGACATGTGGATCAGACTACTTTGAAGAAGAATCGATGGCTGATATTGGATATGGAGGTGTCAGGAACGTATTCCGGGGATTCACACCATCGACACCGCCTCAAACTACCGGAATCTACAGAAGTGCCAAGAGACGGAAGGGAATTCCACATCGATCTCCAATGGGGGGAAGCCTTATCTTGGAATATTGTTGA
- the LOC108211329 gene encoding uncharacterized protein LOC108211329, producing MATLIASVQISGGLPLKSRDCSFARSNLHGSTVPLAFQRKLNQPKTKRSLAVCAEYGDQRGGSGGDFLAGFLIGGALFGTLGYVFAPQIRRSLLNEDEYGFRRAKRPIYYDEGLEKTRETLNSKISQLNSAIDNVSTRLRGGKTKPPVPMENEADEATM from the exons ATGGCCACCCTCATTGCTTCTGTTCAAATCTCTG GTGGACTTCCTCTGAAGTCACGTGATTGTTCGTTCGCAAGGTCCAATTTGCATGGCAGCACTGTGCCACTGGCATTTCAAAGGAAACTGAATCAACCAAAAACCAAGCGGAGCTTGGCTGTTTGTGCAGAGTACGG TGATCAAAGAGGTGGAAGTGGTGGAGATTTCTTGGCCGGCTTCCTTATAGGCGGGGCATTATTTGGAACTCTTGGATATGTTTTTGCACCACAG ATAAGAAGATCCCTGCTAAATGAAGATGAATATGGTTTTCGGAGAGCCAAGAGACCAATTTACTACGATGAAGGTCTAGAG AAAACCAGGGAGACTCTGAATTCCAAAATCAGTCAACTTAATTCAGCTATTGACAATGTGTCGACAAGGTTGAGAGGAGGTAAAACTAAGCCTCCAGTTCCCATGGAGAATGAGGCAGATGAAGCCACAATGTAG